In the Aeromicrobium fastidiosum genome, GCGGATCGTTCTGCCCACCACTCGTCGGCGACATGGTCTGCCACGTGCTGCTGTGCGAGTCGGACGACGGGCTCGTGCTCATCGACACCGGCCTCGGCCTGGCCGACTACGCGGACCCGCGGGGCCGGATGGGGCCGACCCGGCACCTGCTCAATCTTGCCTCGACCCCGGCCGACACCGCGGTGCTGCAGCTGCAGGCTCGGGGGTTCGACGCCGCCGACGTGTCGCACATCGTGCTGACGCACCTCGACTTCGACCACATCGGCGGGCTGTCGGACTTCGCGCACGCGACCGTCCACACCACGGCGGACGAGCACGCGGCCGCCGTCACGTCCCCGGACATGCTCGACCGCAAGCGCTACCGGCCGGCCCAGTGGGCACACGGCCCGGCGTGGCAGATCCACGCCGGCCGGGGTGACCAGTGGCGGGACGGCCTCACTGGCCACGAGGTGCTGCCCGGCATCACGCTCGTCCCCATGCCGGGGCACTCGCGCGGCCACGCAGCGGTGGCCGTGGACGCGGGTGAGCGCGGGCTCGTCGTGCACGCGGGCGACGCGGTCTTCGACGCATCCTCGTACGCCGACGCGACGCCGTCAGGTCAGCGGCTCGATCGGGTGCGTGCGCTGCGAGCGTTCGAGCAGGTGGTGGGGCGTGACCGCGCGGCGATCGCCCGCAACCACGTGACGCTGCGGCGGCTCAACGACAGCGAGGGCGTGACGGTCGTCCCGGCCCACGACAAGCGGGTGTTCGACGACGTGGTGGGGCTGGGCGTTTCTACAGGTTGAGGCGTTGACTGCTGGTCGGTCTCGATTGGCTTGCCCGCTCGGGTCCGTCGACGGGTGCGCTTCTCTGAGCCCGAAGGCGGTGCCGGTGCTGCCGACTTCACGGCCTCGGCCTCGAACCGAGCCCCACATGGCTCGCAATCACACGATCCTGCGCCATAGGACGGCGTGAAATGCACACATCCATGCAGGACGCCGTCCACGTGGTGAAACCTGGGGTAGATCGTTGCGAAGCTCGGCTCAGCCTCACCGCCGGGGGCGTAGCGCCTGTACAGCGAGTAGGAAACAAGGTCGGCCAGCTGGAGCAGCCGTGAAGCACGAGAATCCGCAAACAACGGCACATCGGCAAGGTTTCGCAGCTGACCGATGTTCCCGGCCGACTTGCGCCACTGGGTAGTCCAGGTCTGAATGTCCCGCTCGACCACGACGCGGCGATCGTGGATGACGAGGCCTCGATTCGGCAGGCTGTCCTTCACGCGAACAGACTTGAGCAGCATGTCGAACTTGTGGAGCAGCACCTCATAGGCGTGTTGCTCACGTGACTCAGGCGTGGACGCCTGGTGGAAGCGGGAGTCCACCACGACGCCCAAAGATCGTCAGCGGCAGCCGGGGGTCTGAGGGCTTGAAACTGGCGATGAGATCGTAGGCAGCCGCGAGGATCTTGTGGCGGGTAGCGCGATCCACCGAGGCCCACATGCTCGTCTTCTTGGCAGTAGGGCTCGCTGGCTTTTTTGCGTTGCGCATCTCGCTCGCATGCAGCTCGTACTCGTCGAGGTTCGGTGGAATGCGGTCCAAGTGCTGCGAGACGATCTTGTCGAGTGCTGTTTGCAGGATCTGAGCATCATCCTCATGGATGGCCACTCCTCCGAGCACGAACGAATGGCTGCTCCCATGAGTGCCCGATTCATCCACGAACAGCAAATACATCGGGCAACAATAAACGAAGTCCCGGTCGCTATGACCGGGACTTCGAAAAGTTGACGCCGACTCAGTGATGCAAGCACCGCGTTGGCAGTCTCGCCCTACTGAACCGACCGCGTTGGCAGTCGTTATCGGCCTATCTAGGATGAAGCGTACGGGCGTCCGCTGTCAACCAAGGTTGATGTGCGTCTCTGGTCACAGACAACGGGCGTCAGTGGCGGCCGGCGGTGCGGGGCTGCTGCTGCGCTGCGGTCTTGGACTCAAGCGACTTGTCGTTCGTCTTGAGGCCCCAGTCGGCCCGGATGGTCGCCACGACGGTCTCGAACTCCTGGATGAGTCGAGTCTTCTCTGCTTCGTACGACATGGGGTTCCCTCCGATGTGCCTGAGTCCACGGTAGTTCATGGATGGTGCGGCGGCGTACGGGCCAAGGTCCCGAGGGGCTCAGCGCGATACGTCGACGGTCGAGAGGCCGAGATGCTGCCAAGCGTCGACGAGTCGCCGATCGCCTGTCGCGGCCACCATGTCGCGGTCGGCGATCGCGAGCGCACTGGCGCAGTGGACGGCGTCGTACCCGCGGAGAGCCTGCGTGTCAGCCAGGGTCGCGGCGTGGCCGACGAGGTCGTCGTCGACCGGGACGACCGTCATGTCTGACCACAGATCGTCCAACACCTTCAGGCCCGTGCGGTGAGCCGCTGTGCCGATCCGTCCGATCCGGTGTGCTTGGGCCAGGGCCGCGGCCGCCTCGACGTAGGCGAGCTGGCTGGTCACCATGTCTTCGGCGGACTCCCACAGGGCGCGGCACGTCTGGGTCGATCTCTCGCTGACGGTCAGCGGAACGATCGCTGACGTGTCGAAGTAGACCGTCACCGTCGCTGTTCGGCCACGAGATCGGAGACGGTGCCTTCGGCTCGGGCCGGTTCGGGTAGCGGCTGCCGTTGACGGGTGGGTTCGCGGACGAGCCCCGCAGCCCGGAGCTGCTCGAGCTTCGTCGGGCGGCCGACCGGGACAAGCCGTGCGATGGGCTTGCCGTGGGACGTGATCGTGACGGTGTGACCGTCCTGGACGGCTGCGAGCTGCTCACTCAAGGTCCGGCGAAGCTGCCGAATGCCGATGCTCATGCCGTCTCCTTGTGTACACATTTGACGAGTCAAGTGTACCGACATTTGCCCATGCGGGATCGGTCGTTTCCACACGTCCGACCCCCCGCATCCGCGAGGATGGCGTGTCGACCTTTCGACAGGCTCAAGGGGCGGTGAGCTTCAAGTTCAGCTCAAGGGGCATGCAGTGGGACAGACCGGGCGACAGATGCGCGCACGCACCGCCAAGAAGATGCAGCAGGGCAACCAGAAGCAGGGCAAGGCGCGCGTGGAGCCGACCGGCGGCGCGAAGCTGCGCTACTGGTTCGACGGGACGATGGCCCGCGGGACGTCCGCGCTCGTGGCGTGGCTCGCCGTGGTCACGGTCGCGCTGATCCTCGTCTTCGCGGTGTTCGTCTCGCTCACGGGGCTCGAGCCCGGGCAGGGCAACGTCAAGGGCGGGTTCCTTGGCCGCGTGCTCACGACCTTCTTCCACACCCTCGACCCCGGCACGGTCGCCGGCGACTCCGGCACCTGGCGGTACATCGCCACCATGCTGGTGCTGACCGTCGCCGGCCTGTTCATCGTCAGCGCCCTGATCGGCGTCATCGCCACGGGCATCGACGACAAGCTGGCCGAGCTGCGCCGCGGACGTTCGCTCGTCATCGAGAAGGACCACACCGTCATCCTCGGCTGGTCCGACTCGGTGTTCGCGATCGTCCGCGAGCTGTCGATCGCCAACGAGAGCCGCAAGCGTCCGGCCGTCGTGATCCTGGCCGAGCAGGACAAGGTCGAGATGGAGGAGGCGATCCGCGAGAAGGTCGGCGACCTCAAGGGGACGCGCGTCGTGTGCCGCACGGGGTCGGCGCTCGACCTCGGCGACCTGGCCCTCACCAACCACGGCCTCGCCCGCTCGATCATCGTCCTGTCGCCGGGCGGTGACGAGCCCGACAGCGAGGTCATCAAGACCCTGCTCGCCCTGACCCACGACGGGGCAGGGCCGCACATCGTCGCCGAGATCCAGGACCCGCAGAACCTCGAGGCCGCCCGGCTCGTCGGCGGCGACCGCACCGTCATCGTCGACAAGCGCGAGACGATCGCCCGGCTGATCGTGCAGACGTCGCGCCAGTCGGGTGCCGCCGCGGTCTACACCGAGCTGTTCGACTTCGACGGCGACGAGATCTACTTCCACTCCGATGCGTCCCTGGCGGGCAGCACGTTCGCCGAGGCGATCACGGCGTACGAGACGGCATCCGTCATC is a window encoding:
- a CDS encoding MBL fold metallo-hydrolase, producing MRVHHLSCGSFCPPLVGDMVCHVLLCESDDGLVLIDTGLGLADYADPRGRMGPTRHLLNLASTPADTAVLQLQARGFDAADVSHIVLTHLDFDHIGGLSDFAHATVHTTADEHAAAVTSPDMLDRKRYRPAQWAHGPAWQIHAGRGDQWRDGLTGHEVLPGITLVPMPGHSRGHAAVAVDAGERGLVVHAGDAVFDASSYADATPSGQRLDRVRALRAFEQVVGRDRAAIARNHVTLRRLNDSEGVTVVPAHDKRVFDDVVGLGVSTG
- a CDS encoding DUF3800 domain-containing protein gives rise to the protein MYLLFVDESGTHGSSHSFVLGGVAIHEDDAQILQTALDKIVSQHLDRIPPNLDEYELHASEMRNAKKPASPTAKKTSMWASVDRATRHKILAAAYDLIASFKPSDPRLPLTIFGRRGGLPLPPGVHA
- a CDS encoding type II toxin-antitoxin system VapC family toxin → MTVYFDTSAIVPLTVSERSTQTCRALWESAEDMVTSQLAYVEAAAALAQAHRIGRIGTAAHRTGLKVLDDLWSDMTVVPVDDDLVGHAATLADTQALRGYDAVHCASALAIADRDMVAATGDRRLVDAWQHLGLSTVDVSR
- a CDS encoding type II toxin-antitoxin system Phd/YefM family antitoxin, which encodes MSIGIRQLRRTLSEQLAAVQDGHTVTITSHGKPIARLVPVGRPTKLEQLRAAGLVREPTRQRQPLPEPARAEGTVSDLVAEQRR
- a CDS encoding CASTOR/POLLUX-related putative ion channel is translated as MRARTAKKMQQGNQKQGKARVEPTGGAKLRYWFDGTMARGTSALVAWLAVVTVALILVFAVFVSLTGLEPGQGNVKGGFLGRVLTTFFHTLDPGTVAGDSGTWRYIATMLVLTVAGLFIVSALIGVIATGIDDKLAELRRGRSLVIEKDHTVILGWSDSVFAIVRELSIANESRKRPAVVILAEQDKVEMEEAIREKVGDLKGTRVVCRTGSALDLGDLALTNHGLARSIIVLSPGGDEPDSEVIKTLLALTHDGAGPHIVAEIQDPQNLEAARLVGGDRTVIVDKRETIARLIVQTSRQSGAAAVYTELFDFDGDEIYFHSDASLAGSTFAEAITAYETASVIGLVSPDGYVELNPAMDTVVGGSELVVVAEDDSVLASAARSTASVDESRINTAAVAPEATSKVLMLGWNERAATVVRELDEYAQAGSTLEILTELGTPDVPDLTNLTATVTRGRTSDRATLDRFDVKEYDQIIVLCYSDELPVQRADARTLVTLLHLREIVGDRTKGERPSVVSEMLDDRNRALAQVAHVDDVIVSDEILSLILSQLSENDRLEAVFQDLLDADGAEIYLRPVRDYVLEGEPVTYATVVASAVRRGETALGYRVSAESDDADANHGVYVNPAKSAMFGVLPADRVVVLAES